One Vicugna pacos chromosome 29, VicPac4, whole genome shotgun sequence DNA window includes the following coding sequences:
- the OPRK1 gene encoding kappa-type opioid receptor isoform X1, whose translation MEPPVQIFRGEPGPTCSPSTCLPRNGSGWSPGWAEPDGNTSAGPEGAPPEPAHISPAIAVVITAVYSVVFVVGLVGNSLVMFVIIRYTKMKTATNIYIFNLALADALVTTTMPFQSTVYLMNSWPFGDVLCKIVISIDYYNMFTSIFTLTMMSVDRYIAVCHPVKALDFRTPMKAKIINVCIWILSSSVGISAIVLGGTKVREDVDVIECSLQFPDDDYSWWDLFMKICVFVFAFVIPVLIIIVCYTLMILRLKSVRLLSGSREKDRNLRRITRLVLVVVAVFIVCWTPIHIFILVEALGSTSHSTAALSSYYFCIALGYTNSSLNPILYAFLDENFKRCFRDFCFPIKMRMERQSTSRVRNTVQNPTYMRDVDGINKPV comes from the exons ATGGAGCCCCCGGTCCAGATCTTCCGCGGCGAGCCGGGCCCCACCTGCTCCCCGAGCACCTGCCTGCCCCGCAACGGCAGCGGCTGGTCCCCGGGCTGGGCCGAGCCGGACGGCAACACTAGCGCAGGCCCCGAGGGCGCGCCGCCCGAGCCCGCGCACATCTCCCCGGCCATCGCGGTCGTCATCACGGCGGTCTACTCGGTGGTGTTCGTCGTGGGCTTGGTGGGCAACTCGCTGGTCATGTTCGTGATCATCCG GTACACGAAGATGAAGACAGCAACCAACATCTACATATTTAACCTGGCTTTGGCGGACGCCTTGGTCACCACGACCATGCCCTTCCAGAGCACGGTCTACCTGATGAACTCCTGGCCGTTTGGGGACGTGCTGTGCAAGATCGTCATCTCCATTGACTACTACAACATGTTCACCAGCATCTTCACCTTGACCATGATGAGTGTGGACCGCTACATCGCCGTGTGCCACCCCGTCAAGGCTCTCGACTTCCGCACGCCCATGAAGGCAAAGATCATCAATGTCTGCATTTGGATCCTGTCTTCCTCCGTTGGCATATCTGCCATTGTCCTCGGAGggaccaaagtcagggaag ACGTGGATGTCATCGAGTGCTCCCTGCAGTTCCCGGACGACGATTACTCCTGGTGGGACCTGTTTATGAAGATCTGCGTCTTCGTCTTTGCCTTCGTGATCCCGGTGCTCATCATCATCGTCTGCTACACGCTGATGATCCTGCGCTTGAAGAGCGTCCGGCTCCTCTCCGGCTCCAGAGAGAAAGACCGCAACCTTCGCCGGATCACCAGGCTGGtcctggtggtggtggcggtCTTCATCGTCTGCTGGACCCCCATTCACATCTTCATCCTCGTGGAGGCTCTGGGCAGCACCTCCCACAGCACGGCTGCCCTCTCCAGCTACTACTTCTGTATCGCCCTGGGGTACACCAACAGCAGCCTGAACCCCATCCTCTATGCCTTTCTCGATGAAAACTTCAAGCGGTGTTTCAGGGACTTCTGCTTTCCCATTAAGATGAGGATGGAGCGACAGAGCACGAGCAGAGTGAGAAATACCGTTCAGAATCCCACCTACATGAGGGATGTGGATGGGATCAATAAACCAGTATGA
- the OPRK1 gene encoding kappa-type opioid receptor isoform X2, protein MKTATNIYIFNLALADALVTTTMPFQSTVYLMNSWPFGDVLCKIVISIDYYNMFTSIFTLTMMSVDRYIAVCHPVKALDFRTPMKAKIINVCIWILSSSVGISAIVLGGTKVREDVDVIECSLQFPDDDYSWWDLFMKICVFVFAFVIPVLIIIVCYTLMILRLKSVRLLSGSREKDRNLRRITRLVLVVVAVFIVCWTPIHIFILVEALGSTSHSTAALSSYYFCIALGYTNSSLNPILYAFLDENFKRCFRDFCFPIKMRMERQSTSRVRNTVQNPTYMRDVDGINKPV, encoded by the exons ATGAAGACAGCAACCAACATCTACATATTTAACCTGGCTTTGGCGGACGCCTTGGTCACCACGACCATGCCCTTCCAGAGCACGGTCTACCTGATGAACTCCTGGCCGTTTGGGGACGTGCTGTGCAAGATCGTCATCTCCATTGACTACTACAACATGTTCACCAGCATCTTCACCTTGACCATGATGAGTGTGGACCGCTACATCGCCGTGTGCCACCCCGTCAAGGCTCTCGACTTCCGCACGCCCATGAAGGCAAAGATCATCAATGTCTGCATTTGGATCCTGTCTTCCTCCGTTGGCATATCTGCCATTGTCCTCGGAGggaccaaagtcagggaag ACGTGGATGTCATCGAGTGCTCCCTGCAGTTCCCGGACGACGATTACTCCTGGTGGGACCTGTTTATGAAGATCTGCGTCTTCGTCTTTGCCTTCGTGATCCCGGTGCTCATCATCATCGTCTGCTACACGCTGATGATCCTGCGCTTGAAGAGCGTCCGGCTCCTCTCCGGCTCCAGAGAGAAAGACCGCAACCTTCGCCGGATCACCAGGCTGGtcctggtggtggtggcggtCTTCATCGTCTGCTGGACCCCCATTCACATCTTCATCCTCGTGGAGGCTCTGGGCAGCACCTCCCACAGCACGGCTGCCCTCTCCAGCTACTACTTCTGTATCGCCCTGGGGTACACCAACAGCAGCCTGAACCCCATCCTCTATGCCTTTCTCGATGAAAACTTCAAGCGGTGTTTCAGGGACTTCTGCTTTCCCATTAAGATGAGGATGGAGCGACAGAGCACGAGCAGAGTGAGAAATACCGTTCAGAATCCCACCTACATGAGGGATGTGGATGGGATCAATAAACCAGTATGA